Proteins found in one Candidatus Nitrosopelagicus brevis genomic segment:
- a CDS encoding NAD(+)/NADH kinase, whose product MHVGIFGTGLTDSSERILKKILDENHISSSKIGTKSKNKKSDCVFVLGGDKGVRNYFHRTFDASIPVLGINESESDGFLSQLDLKQLPSLISRIKKMDFETEQVTRLGVKIDGKNVYPVLNDVAVFSSRSAMLMEHTLRVNGDEVWHDSSDGIIISTPIGSSAYSMSAGGPVIFQDSDVFGIISVNSIDITRRPLVVSNASVIEVDEISSRLHCEVVLDGLDRYKVKNSVEATNYEPSANIIRLKKDTTAISAIAKKVKLAEELFNMPPSSKLLLKILEYEGSMSQKELVKKTMLPDRTVRLAMSHLLEKGYVKKKVSIRDSRQKIYEISKLINSDLQQ is encoded by the coding sequence ATGCATGTTGGAATATTTGGAACTGGGTTAACTGACTCATCTGAAAGAATCCTTAAAAAAATTCTAGATGAAAATCATATTTCATCATCAAAAATTGGAACAAAATCTAAGAATAAAAAATCTGATTGTGTATTTGTTCTTGGTGGAGATAAAGGAGTTAGAAATTATTTCCATAGAACTTTTGATGCATCAATTCCTGTACTTGGAATTAATGAATCTGAATCCGATGGATTCCTTTCACAACTTGATTTAAAACAACTTCCTTCACTAATTTCTCGGATTAAAAAAATGGATTTTGAAACTGAACAAGTAACTCGTCTGGGAGTAAAAATTGATGGAAAAAATGTTTATCCTGTGCTTAATGACGTTGCAGTTTTTTCTTCTAGAAGTGCCATGTTGATGGAACATACCTTGAGAGTTAATGGTGACGAGGTATGGCACGATAGTAGCGATGGAATAATAATTTCAACTCCAATTGGCTCTTCTGCATATTCAATGTCTGCGGGAGGTCCTGTAATTTTTCAAGATTCTGATGTCTTTGGAATAATTTCTGTAAATTCCATTGATATTACTAGACGTCCATTAGTTGTATCTAACGCTAGTGTAATTGAAGTTGATGAAATTTCATCAAGATTACATTGTGAAGTTGTATTAGATGGTTTAGATCGTTACAAAGTAAAAAATTCTGTAGAGGCCACAAATTATGAACCTTCTGCTAATATCATTCGTCTAAAAAAAGATACCACTGCCATTTCTGCAATTGCAAAAAAAGTAAAACTTGCTGAAGAATTATTTAATATGCCTCCAAGCTCAAAACTACTTCTTAAAATTTTAGAATATGAGGGTTCTATGAGTCAAAAAGAGTTGGTGAAAAAAACAATGCTGCCTGATCGAACTGTTCGCTTAGCTATGAGCCATTTATTGGAAAAAGGATATGTCAAAAAGAAAGTTTCCATTAGAGATTCACGTCAAAAAATTTATGAAATATCCAAACTGATTAATTCTGATTTGCAGCAGTAG
- a CDS encoding indole-3-glycerol phosphate synthase TrpC — protein MENILEKLVNNSRKAIDEGVYEINETLPNSGVDLGDVIINSQHAPLITEVKFSSPALGNIRKISDPIEIAVQMVNGGASALSVLTQPFLFDGSPEFFMKVRKVVEIPMLMKDITIDKIQIDAAKKIGADYFLLIQSLFDKKMVLEMDELIEYGHKNGVKVIVEAHTSEEFENACKTNADIVGINNRNLDTLKIDLNTTKKILEKSNSSKIIISESGIESKEDIRFLHKCGARGYLVGTAIMKNENIEQTVRGLVNSI, from the coding sequence ATGGAAAACATTTTAGAAAAATTGGTAAATAATTCTAGAAAAGCAATTGATGAAGGAGTTTATGAGATTAATGAAACACTTCCAAACTCGGGAGTAGATTTAGGAGATGTAATCATAAACTCACAACATGCACCGTTAATCACAGAAGTGAAATTTTCATCTCCTGCATTAGGAAATATTAGAAAAATATCAGATCCAATAGAAATTGCAGTTCAAATGGTTAACGGAGGAGCTTCTGCATTATCGGTATTAACTCAACCATTTTTGTTTGATGGGTCTCCTGAATTTTTTATGAAAGTTAGAAAAGTGGTTGAAATTCCGATGTTGATGAAAGACATTACAATCGATAAAATTCAAATTGACGCTGCTAAAAAAATTGGAGCTGACTATTTCCTACTAATTCAATCACTTTTTGATAAAAAGATGGTTTTGGAAATGGATGAATTAATTGAATATGGGCACAAAAATGGAGTAAAAGTGATTGTCGAAGCACACACATCAGAAGAGTTTGAAAATGCATGCAAAACTAATGCAGATATTGTAGGAATCAATAATCGTAACTTGGACACATTGAAAATAGATCTTAATACAACCAAAAAGATACTAGAAAAATCAAATTCTTCTAAAATTATTATCTCAGAAAGCGGAATTGAGTCTAAAGAAGATATTCGATTTCTTCATAAATGCGGAGCAAGGGGGTATCTTGTAGGAACAGCAATAATGAAAAATGAAAACATTGAACAAACAGTTAGAGGATTAGTGAATTCAATATGA
- the speB gene encoding agmatinase: protein MSYADLYLTSSPKIISPSDDSVPVAKLFGIPFDSTHSYKPGCRFGPDAIRDAFNNIEIFMPEFGVDLEQVNIKDLGNMEHTVVAQNMIDMVRKTTSELKDTSNQLIILGGEHSLTYGSYLSYPKDTGYVVFDAHYDLRDEYAGTKLSHAAYLRRIVEERGPENIIHVGARAFVKEELEFLTENNIKTISDSEIRDGNGPKLLEQLTEKFENLYVSIDLDVLDPAFAPGVGNPEAIGITSRELHDMIVSLKDKKIKAADIVELNPMFDNGSTSSLAARLISIIISMNLK, encoded by the coding sequence ATGAGTTACGCAGATTTGTATTTGACAAGTTCTCCAAAAATTATATCTCCTTCAGATGATTCTGTTCCTGTAGCCAAATTATTTGGAATTCCCTTTGACTCAACTCATTCATACAAACCTGGATGTCGTTTTGGTCCTGATGCAATTCGTGATGCATTTAACAATATTGAAATTTTTATGCCAGAGTTTGGAGTAGATTTAGAACAAGTTAACATAAAGGATTTGGGCAATATGGAACACACAGTTGTTGCACAAAACATGATTGATATGGTTAGGAAAACTACTAGTGAATTAAAGGACACATCAAACCAATTAATTATTCTTGGAGGTGAACATTCACTTACCTATGGTAGTTACTTGAGTTATCCAAAAGATACTGGTTATGTTGTATTTGATGCACATTATGATCTACGAGATGAATATGCTGGCACTAAATTAAGTCATGCAGCATATTTGAGAAGAATTGTTGAAGAACGTGGACCTGAAAACATTATTCATGTTGGGGCTCGTGCATTTGTAAAAGAAGAGTTGGAATTTCTTACAGAAAATAACATTAAAACTATCTCTGACTCTGAAATTAGAGATGGAAATGGTCCAAAATTATTAGAACAACTGACTGAAAAATTTGAAAATCTTTACGTTAGTATTGATCTTGATGTTTTAGACCCTGCTTTTGCTCCTGGTGTTGGCAATCCTGAGGCAATTGGTATTACTTCTCGTGAATTACATGACATGATTGTTTCTTTGAAAGATAAAAAAATCAAAGCTGCTGATATTGTTGAATTAAATCCAATGTTTGATAATGGTTCTACTTCATCTCTAGCTGCCAGATTAATTTCAATTATAATCTCAATGAATCTAAAGTGA
- the trpB gene encoding tryptophan synthase subunit beta produces MKIGIPKDGRFGDFGGKYIPETLAPAIEELEKNYLKIRNDKNFKKELGRLLIDYAGRPTPIYFARNLTKTVGGAKIYLKREDLLHGGAHKINNTLGQALLAKRMGKKRIIAETGAGQHGVATAMACASLGLKAEIYMGYVDTIRQKQNVFRMELLGAKVHAVKSGSKTLKDAINEAMRDWITNVDSTYYLLGSAVGPHPYPLMVRDFQAVIGVEIKKQMKKIPNAVIACVGGGSNAIGTFYPLIDTNAKIIGIEAGGKGVKTKLHSAPLTAGKKGVLHGMMTYLMQDKDGQISETHSISAGLDYPGVGPEHAYLKDENRVEYKAVTDDEVIDAFLILTRTEGIIPALESAHAIAHAIKISKKMKKNESIVVTLSGRGDKDIDIVKEYLSKNVKNKRKI; encoded by the coding sequence ATGAAAATAGGAATACCAAAAGATGGACGATTTGGGGATTTTGGAGGCAAGTATATTCCAGAGACGCTAGCACCTGCAATAGAAGAATTAGAAAAAAATTACCTAAAAATTAGAAATGATAAAAATTTCAAAAAAGAACTTGGAAGACTACTAATAGATTATGCAGGAAGACCAACTCCAATCTATTTTGCAAGAAATCTTACAAAAACAGTAGGAGGAGCAAAGATCTATTTGAAAAGAGAAGACTTGTTGCACGGAGGAGCTCATAAAATCAATAACACTTTGGGACAAGCATTACTTGCAAAACGGATGGGTAAAAAAAGAATCATTGCAGAGACCGGGGCCGGACAACATGGAGTTGCAACTGCAATGGCATGTGCAAGTTTAGGGTTGAAAGCAGAAATTTACATGGGATATGTAGACACAATTCGTCAAAAACAAAATGTCTTCAGAATGGAATTACTAGGTGCCAAAGTGCATGCAGTAAAATCAGGTTCAAAGACACTAAAAGATGCAATTAATGAAGCAATGAGAGATTGGATTACAAATGTTGATTCAACATATTATTTGTTAGGCTCAGCGGTAGGACCTCATCCATATCCACTGATGGTAAGAGATTTTCAAGCAGTTATTGGAGTAGAGATTAAAAAACAAATGAAAAAAATTCCAAATGCAGTGATAGCATGTGTAGGCGGAGGCTCTAATGCTATCGGAACATTTTATCCATTGATAGATACGAATGCAAAAATTATTGGAATAGAAGCAGGAGGTAAAGGAGTTAAGACAAAATTACACTCAGCGCCTCTTACGGCAGGAAAAAAAGGTGTATTGCATGGTATGATGACATATTTGATGCAAGACAAAGATGGACAGATTAGTGAAACCCACAGTATTTCTGCAGGATTAGACTATCCAGGAGTAGGACCTGAGCATGCATATCTTAAAGATGAAAATCGAGTTGAATACAAAGCCGTCACAGATGATGAAGTTATTGATGCATTTTTAATTTTAACACGAACTGAAGGAATTATTCCAGCATTAGAATCAGCACATGCAATAGCACATGCAATTAAAATTTCTAAGAAAATGAAAAAGAACGAATCAATTGTAGTCACTTTATCAGGTAGAGGAGACAAAGACATCGATATTGTAAAGGAGTATTTGAGTAAAAATGTCAAAAATAAAAGAAAAATTTAA
- a CDS encoding threonine--tRNA ligase: MRILQLHCDNISYEATKKEIKSAEDIEPKPVSIDEVVVCFVAIENGDNNDVGLDAISQIKESMQKIGCKKLLLYPYAHLSSDLAAPSTALSILKLMESESQDLEVSRAPFGWTKSYNVKVKGHPLAESSKVITAGDKKEKTSTALESESKIKSYWFILSPDGSLTEFDKFNFSKHKKLEKLAKYESDKNRNVDEPPPHVALMKKLAIADYEPASDHGNMRFFPNGRLIKSLLEQYVTNKVKDYGGYEVETPIMYDSHHPSMESYFNRFPARQYNIDADGKQLFLRFAACFGQFLIAHDMQISYKNLPYRLYEMTRYSFRREQSGELVGLRRLRAFTMPDCHAFCKDIPQAIEEFRTRFDLSRDVLKNVGIENDDYEMAIRFTEDFYNENKELITEIVKKLDKPVLVEMWKERFFYFVLKWEFNYIDNLGKASALSTDQIDVENGNRYGIEFVDENNKTINPIILHNSPSGAIERVIYALLEKCAKDAKEGRKPMFPLWLAPTQVRIIPLKDEFMEFSQNLFDKLTEKNIRVDIDDRNESIGKRIRESEKEWIRYVLVIGDKEVNSENLSVRDRTQSDVRDISFDDFINEIQTQNQGKPNSTLNLPPLLSKRPIIQV, encoded by the coding sequence ATGAGAATACTACAACTTCATTGTGATAATATCTCGTATGAAGCAACAAAAAAAGAGATAAAATCTGCTGAAGATATAGAGCCTAAACCTGTTTCAATTGATGAAGTTGTAGTCTGTTTTGTTGCCATAGAAAATGGCGATAACAATGATGTAGGCTTGGATGCAATCTCTCAAATTAAAGAATCAATGCAAAAAATTGGCTGTAAAAAATTATTGTTATATCCTTATGCTCATTTGAGTTCTGACTTGGCTGCTCCTTCTACTGCATTATCCATTTTGAAACTAATGGAATCTGAATCTCAAGATTTGGAAGTTAGCCGTGCACCATTTGGTTGGACTAAATCATATAATGTCAAAGTAAAAGGTCATCCACTAGCTGAAAGTTCCAAAGTTATTACAGCTGGTGATAAAAAAGAAAAAACTTCCACTGCATTAGAATCTGAATCAAAAATCAAATCTTATTGGTTTATTCTATCTCCAGACGGTTCTCTAACTGAATTTGACAAGTTTAATTTCTCCAAACATAAGAAATTAGAAAAACTTGCAAAATACGAATCTGATAAAAACCGAAATGTTGACGAACCTCCACCACATGTGGCATTAATGAAAAAACTTGCAATTGCTGATTACGAACCTGCATCTGATCATGGAAATATGAGATTTTTTCCAAATGGCCGTTTGATAAAATCTCTCTTAGAGCAGTATGTGACAAATAAGGTAAAAGACTATGGTGGCTATGAGGTAGAGACTCCAATCATGTATGACTCACACCATCCTAGCATGGAGAGTTATTTTAACAGATTTCCTGCAAGGCAATACAACATTGACGCAGATGGAAAACAATTATTCTTAAGATTTGCAGCCTGTTTTGGACAGTTTTTGATAGCACATGACATGCAAATATCTTACAAAAATTTACCATATCGGTTGTATGAAATGACTCGATATAGCTTTAGACGTGAACAGTCTGGAGAACTGGTAGGTCTTAGAAGACTGAGAGCATTTACAATGCCTGATTGTCATGCATTTTGTAAAGATATTCCACAGGCTATAGAGGAGTTCAGAACTCGTTTTGATTTGTCTAGAGATGTTTTGAAAAATGTTGGTATTGAAAATGATGATTATGAAATGGCTATACGATTTACAGAAGACTTCTACAATGAAAATAAAGAATTAATCACAGAGATTGTCAAAAAATTAGATAAACCTGTACTTGTTGAAATGTGGAAAGAGCGATTCTTTTACTTTGTTTTAAAATGGGAGTTCAACTATATTGATAATTTAGGAAAAGCCTCTGCATTATCCACTGATCAAATTGATGTTGAAAATGGTAATAGATATGGAATTGAATTCGTTGATGAAAATAATAAGACAATCAATCCTATCATTTTGCATAATTCTCCAAGTGGCGCAATTGAGCGTGTGATATATGCTCTACTTGAAAAATGTGCTAAAGATGCAAAGGAAGGTAGAAAACCAATGTTCCCTCTTTGGCTTGCACCAACACAAGTTCGTATAATTCCGTTGAAAGATGAGTTTATGGAATTTTCACAAAATCTATTTGATAAATTAACTGAAAAAAATATTCGTGTTGACATTGATGATAGAAATGAATCGATTGGAAAGAGAATACGTGAATCTGAAAAGGAATGGATTCGTTATGTTCTTGTAATTGGAGACAAAGAGGTTAATTCTGAAAACCTTAGTGTTCGTGATAGAACTCAAAGTGATGTACGGGATATTTCATTTGATGATTTTATTAATGAAATCCAGACCCAAAACCAAGGAAAACCAAATTCCACTCTAAACCTTCCTCCATTATTATCTAAAAGACCTATAATTCAGGTCTAA
- the pyrG gene encoding glutamine hydrolyzing CTP synthase — MQTKFIFVTGGVMSGLGKGVVSSSICKLLQLSDQKVSCIKIDPYLNYDAGTMNPIAHGEVFVTDDGGECDMDIGNYERFLNQDIPKSHNITTAQIYSSVIESERKGEYLGACVQIIPHVTDAIKNRIKKIAADEELEILVVECGGTVGDIESLPFLEALRQIRVEEGSENVIFVHVTLAPSLDVVGEQKTKPTQHSVQELRRIGIQPDLLCVRCSMPLQDKTRNKISMFTNVTNNDVFSCHDVDSIFQVPEILYDQGLVDVIFKKFNKMGYVNASQNWDTWNKIVNSLHNEGDPINIAMVGKYVTLADSYVSVNHALKHAAASIGKKITIDWIDSENINGNVDTLSKYNGILVPGGFGTRGSEGIIKTANFAREQNIPYLGICFGFQLAAVSFARNVCSHTDANSTEIEQNTNNPIIDLLPEQDGITDMGGSLRLGANEINVKPDTIANKIYGQDKISKRHRHRYEFNTKYLEEFAQKGMIFSGESDEGRRMEILEIPSHKFFVGVQFHPEFNSRPGYPEHVFKAFTTAANQN; from the coding sequence ATGCAGACAAAGTTCATTTTTGTTACAGGCGGAGTCATGTCCGGCTTAGGAAAAGGGGTAGTTTCATCATCTATCTGTAAATTATTACAGTTATCAGATCAAAAAGTTTCGTGTATCAAAATTGATCCGTATCTTAACTATGATGCAGGAACAATGAATCCAATTGCCCATGGAGAAGTCTTCGTCACAGACGATGGAGGAGAATGTGATATGGATATAGGAAATTATGAGAGATTTTTGAATCAAGATATACCAAAATCACATAATATTACAACAGCCCAAATCTATTCAAGTGTAATAGAATCCGAAAGAAAAGGAGAATATTTGGGAGCATGTGTTCAAATCATACCACATGTAACAGATGCAATAAAAAATAGAATTAAGAAAATTGCTGCAGATGAAGAATTAGAAATACTGGTAGTTGAATGCGGAGGAACAGTAGGAGATATCGAAAGTTTACCATTTTTAGAAGCATTAAGGCAGATTAGAGTTGAAGAAGGTTCGGAAAATGTAATTTTTGTTCATGTTACATTAGCACCATCATTAGATGTTGTAGGTGAACAGAAAACAAAACCTACTCAGCATAGCGTTCAAGAACTAAGAAGAATTGGTATACAACCAGATTTGCTATGTGTAAGATGTTCTATGCCATTACAAGATAAAACAAGAAATAAAATTTCAATGTTCACAAATGTGACAAATAATGATGTATTTTCATGTCATGATGTTGATTCGATTTTCCAAGTACCTGAAATTCTATACGATCAAGGTTTGGTAGATGTTATTTTCAAGAAATTCAATAAAATGGGATATGTCAATGCATCACAAAACTGGGATACCTGGAATAAGATAGTCAACTCATTACATAACGAAGGAGACCCAATCAATATTGCAATGGTTGGAAAATATGTAACACTTGCAGATAGTTATGTCAGTGTAAATCATGCATTAAAACATGCAGCTGCATCAATTGGGAAAAAAATTACAATTGATTGGATTGATTCAGAAAACATTAATGGGAATGTGGATACATTATCAAAATATAATGGCATATTGGTGCCAGGAGGTTTTGGTACACGAGGCTCTGAAGGAATAATAAAAACTGCAAACTTTGCAAGAGAACAAAATATTCCATATCTTGGAATTTGTTTTGGATTTCAATTAGCCGCAGTATCGTTTGCAAGAAATGTATGTAGTCATACAGATGCAAATTCAACAGAAATTGAACAAAATACCAATAATCCTATAATAGATTTACTCCCAGAACAGGATGGAATTACAGATATGGGAGGATCGTTGAGATTAGGTGCAAATGAGATTAATGTTAAACCCGATACAATAGCAAACAAAATTTATGGTCAAGATAAAATTTCAAAAAGGCATAGACATCGCTATGAATTTAATACAAAATATTTAGAGGAATTTGCACAAAAAGGAATGATCTTCTCAGGAGAAAGTGATGAAGGACGAAGAATGGAAATTTTAGAGATACCATCTCATAAATTCTTTGTAGGAGTTCAATTCCATCCAGAATTTAATAGCAGACCGGGCTATCCAGAGCATGTATTCAAAGCATTCACTACTGCTGCAAATCAGAATTAA
- the trpA gene encoding tryptophan synthase subunit alpha, with amino-acid sequence MSKIKEKFKELKSRKESALISYIMAGYPSERATLSAVRGLIQGGTDIIELGFPFSDPIADGPTIQMASTESLNNGTKIDNFFAIVKKIRKESDIPLVLMTYTNILYNQTYQKFISRAKQAGIDGLILPDMAIEESKEYVKAAKKIGMDTIFLVSPNTEKDRLKQIIKSTSGFLYMVAVFGTTGVQTKIHKYTIDALKNTKNAAKGKIPVGVGFGISTEKDVQKYVSSGADAVIVGSANIKIIENTPASKIQSRIATFTKKLKNKTR; translated from the coding sequence ATGTCAAAAATAAAAGAAAAATTTAAGGAATTAAAATCAAGAAAAGAATCTGCATTAATCTCATACATTATGGCAGGATATCCATCAGAAAGAGCTACTCTTTCTGCGGTTAGAGGATTAATTCAGGGAGGTACAGACATTATTGAACTAGGTTTTCCATTTTCAGATCCAATTGCAGATGGACCGACAATCCAAATGGCGAGTACTGAATCATTGAATAACGGAACAAAGATTGACAATTTCTTTGCAATTGTAAAAAAAATTAGAAAAGAATCAGATATCCCTTTGGTATTAATGACATACACTAACATCTTGTATAATCAGACATATCAAAAATTCATTTCACGTGCAAAACAAGCAGGCATAGACGGATTAATTTTACCAGATATGGCAATAGAGGAATCAAAAGAATATGTCAAAGCTGCTAAAAAAATAGGAATGGATACAATATTTCTTGTTTCTCCAAATACTGAAAAAGATCGATTAAAACAAATTATCAAATCCACATCAGGGTTCCTTTACATGGTTGCAGTTTTTGGAACTACGGGAGTTCAAACTAAAATTCACAAATACACCATTGATGCACTTAAGAATACAAAAAATGCCGCAAAAGGAAAGATTCCGGTAGGGGTAGGATTTGGGATTTCGACAGAAAAAGATGTCCAAAAATACGTTTCATCAGGAGCAGATGCGGTAATAGTAGGTAGTGCGAACATAAAGATTATTGAAAACACGCCTGCAAGCAAAATCCAATCTAGAATTGCAACATTTACAAAAAAATTAAAAAACAAAACTAGATAA
- a CDS encoding 30S ribosomal protein S26e, which yields MPLKRASRGRRKGGKGSSGTVQCVNCGGTVPKDKAKKVTSRVSLVEHQLAKELRAQGAYISAPKVTKWYCISCAIHFKVLKIRSADQRRRHTKLRG from the coding sequence ATGCCATTAAAACGTGCAAGTAGAGGTAGACGAAAAGGCGGTAAAGGCTCATCAGGAACCGTTCAATGTGTAAACTGTGGAGGAACTGTTCCAAAAGATAAAGCAAAAAAAGTTACCTCAAGAGTGAGTTTGGTAGAACATCAATTGGCAAAAGAATTACGAGCACAAGGTGCATACATTTCTGCACCAAAAGTTACAAAATGGTATTGTATTTCATGTGCAATACACTTCAAAGTTCTAAAAATTCGTTCAGCAGATCAAAGACGTAGACATACAAAACTTCGCGGATAA
- a CDS encoding PfkB family carbohydrate kinase yields MKVGIFSHCTMDTIVYENEQYEAPGGPASYCSIAARKQKHDVNLYTKFGSNYPLEEFFNENKIITHNALSSKDTTKFRIELNDSDRKLFVENMCDKIDFIDNDDDGTIISPVFDEISLETYSQIKNSDNFTFLDPQGFLREKNSNNEVSLKNTTLDLTNVNAIKMNPDELFALTGLTGHDGIKQLQKLGIEYVIYTNKKEISLLVKDKLYTIFLPKMTLTDTTGIGDIFCSTFTCTMLKEKDFLWALSFAGGAAQSALESKAFGLEKVPEKNALESNGSYFYNIVEFKQI; encoded by the coding sequence ATGAAAGTTGGAATATTTTCTCATTGTACCATGGATACAATTGTTTATGAAAATGAACAATATGAGGCTCCTGGAGGTCCTGCTAGTTACTGTTCTATAGCTGCAAGAAAACAAAAACATGATGTAAATCTGTATACAAAATTTGGTTCGAATTATCCTCTAGAAGAATTCTTTAATGAAAATAAAATTATTACACATAATGCACTATCATCGAAAGACACTACAAAATTCAGAATAGAACTGAATGATTCAGACAGAAAGCTTTTCGTAGAAAACATGTGCGATAAGATTGATTTCATAGATAATGATGATGATGGAACAATAATTAGTCCCGTCTTTGATGAGATTTCTTTAGAAACTTACTCACAAATCAAAAATTCTGATAATTTCACTTTTTTGGATCCACAAGGATTTCTCAGAGAAAAAAATTCCAATAACGAAGTTTCTCTAAAAAATACTACACTTGATCTAACTAATGTCAATGCGATTAAAATGAACCCTGATGAATTGTTTGCGTTAACTGGTCTTACAGGACATGATGGAATAAAACAATTGCAAAAACTTGGTATAGAATATGTAATTTATACAAATAAAAAAGAAATCTCTCTTCTTGTTAAAGATAAATTGTATACAATTTTCTTGCCAAAAATGACTCTAACTGATACGACTGGAATTGGAGATATTTTCTGTTCAACTTTCACCTGTACTATGTTAAAAGAAAAAGACTTTCTTTGGGCATTATCTTTTGCAGGTGGCGCAGCTCAATCTGCCTTAGAATCCAAGGCATTTGGTCTTGAGAAAGTTCCAGAAAAAAATGCACTAGAAAGTAACGGTTCATATTTTTATAATATAGTAGAGTTCAAACAGATCTAA
- a CDS encoding CDP-alcohol phosphatidyltransferase family protein — MLNNLRDSLKPVLQKIGKSFAATGLSPNVFTGIGLALAFVSSIIYGIGFEFSLILGGIALLASGFFDIVDGQVARYANKMSKSGGFLDSIFDKIAEVAIFFGILIGNYTEPYLVFTAITLSLLVSYARAKADAAGIKMQGIGIGERAERLLVIAIIGMIGFMEIAVIIVIIIAGITLAQRIAVLMKNR, encoded by the coding sequence TTGTTAAACAATTTACGTGATTCTTTAAAACCTGTCTTACAAAAAATTGGAAAATCTTTTGCAGCTACTGGATTATCCCCAAATGTTTTTACTGGCATCGGTCTTGCTTTAGCATTTGTTTCATCAATAATTTATGGAATTGGATTTGAATTTTCATTAATTTTAGGAGGTATTGCATTGTTAGCATCTGGATTTTTTGATATTGTCGACGGCCAAGTTGCTCGTTATGCAAATAAAATGTCAAAATCTGGAGGATTTTTAGATTCTATATTTGATAAAATTGCAGAAGTTGCAATATTCTTTGGAATTTTAATTGGAAATTACACCGAACCATATCTGGTATTTACTGCAATCACTCTTTCACTATTGGTTAGTTATGCCCGTGCGAAGGCTGATGCGGCAGGAATTAAAATGCAAGGAATTGGAATTGGTGAGCGTGCAGAAAGATTGCTTGTTATTGCCATAATAGGAATGATTGGTTTTATGGAAATTGCGGTAATAATTGTAATAATTATAGCTGGAATAACTTTAGCACAAAGAATTGCTGTCTTAATGAAAAATAGATAA